The following nucleotide sequence is from Paenibacillus odorifer.
GGTGTTTCAGTCGCTGCTCATTTTGCCTTCAGCCGTACCCATTGGGTTTCCGCTGCTTAAAGTAATGCTCTCCGCCAAAGTGGAATCGGATTTCAGCGTATATTGGATAATGTCACCAGCTTTCAGGTCAGCTAAGCTGATCGTGTTCTCCTGACGCGTGCCATTGTCGGAGGTCACCGTTACAATTTTGGTATCAGCATCAATTGTAATATCTGTGGTTTCCTCGGAGAAGGTTTGCTGCATCCCACCACCCTGTGGTCCACCATCTTGTCCACCGCCGTCAGGGCCACCTCCTTCCGGCATCCCCCCCTCTGGAGGTGTACCGTTTTCTGACCCTTGATCACCTTCGGGTCTTTCCTGTGGAGTACCGGCCTGACCATTTTGCTTATCGGCTCCAGCCGTATCTCCAGTGCCTTGTACGGGCGGGGAAGGCATTTCTGACGTATAGATTGTAATCGTGTTGTCGCTAATACTCTTAATCTTGCCGAAATTCATAGACATGTCAGGTCTGCCGTTTTGTTGATTGTCGTTTCCTTGAGATTGCTGTGCCTCAGTGTTATCTGCGGGTGCCGTGTTCGCTTGGTTATTAGCGACTGCTGTTCCTTCGGCCTCCGAGTTCGTGCTGCAGCCAGCCAATAGTAGAGAAGCGAGTAGACTTCCTGAGATCATAATCGGTATTAATTTCTTCATTTATTTTCTCTCCTTAATAGTTTTAGATTGATTAGGAGAAATATATCAGACGGTTCTGAAAGGTTGCTTAAGATCAGCTGAAAGTTTGCCTAAAGAAATAGATCAAGGAAATGCTATATAATAATGATATAAGTGGGGTAAAACTCTACAAAGGTAAGTCATGGTAAGACATAACCAACGTTCAGGAAAGAGGCAGTGCATGAAGAATTTACTCGTAACAGGCTACCGTGCGCATGAGCTCGGTATTTTTGACAATAAACATCCGGGAATTCCTTATATCAAAAAGGCGCTGTCTAACAGATTAAAACCGCTAATTGAAGAAGGCGTCGAATGGATTATTACCCCCGGCCAGTATGGTGTCGATCTTTGGGCTTGTGAGGTGGTAAGTGAACTCAAGACTCAATATCCTGAATTGAAATTGGGGATCATTACGGCGCATACTGGACAGGAAGAGAAGTGGAAGGAAGAGAAGCAGGAGGAATACCGACGTATTATTGCGGGTGCGGACTTTTGCAGGGCGGTCAGTAATGCCCCTTATGACGGCAGCTGGCAGTTCAGGGCCAGAGATGACTTGTTGTTCCGCAAAAGTGACGGAATATTGCTCTTTTATGATGAGGATGCGGCGGAAGGCAGCCCGAAGTTTTTTAAAGAACGAGCGCTGAAGCTGCATGCAGAGGGAGACTACGAGCTGTTTCTTATTCATTCTGATGAGATTCAAAATATTGCCGATGAAGAAAATCAGCGAGATTATGAATAAAGCTACGAACGAAGACATCGCGAAATAAAAAAGCCCGAATCGGCATTGGGAAATCACCGTTACGGGCTTTAGTTTCTATTTGAACGAGAGGTGGAGAATAGGATGAGTGAGGTCAATCAAGCAGATATTTGTTATGTTATTTTGCTTAGCCCGACGAATCAAGACCGTAGAGACATGGAGATTATTCGTGGTCATGTTAAACATTTACAAGAGCTGGACCGCAAAGGACAATTAGTGCTGTGTGGTCCATTTAGTGATTGTCCTGGCGGCATGGTTATTGTAAAAGCGAACTCACGCGAAGAAGCCGTTCTCCTTGCCGAAAAAGATCCTTACGTGCTGTCTGGCATTCGTAGCTATGAAGTGCGTACATGGAGTCTGTCCCATGAGGGAAACAGGCATTTAGGTATTGTTCCACTCCAGGAATAGGTTTAATCAAATGAAGCTTTTTAGCGAAGGTGCTTTTCGCACCTTGTAATGCTGCTCATAAGCATAGGCTAGCTTGATAAGCGTGGGCTCCTGATAAGCTTTTGCTGAGAAGGTTACACCAAAGGGAGCACCGGCCGACGTGTACCCAGAAGGAACGACGAGGGACGGATATCCTGCTCTGGAAGTAATTCTGGCGCCAAAATCGGCAGGGAACAGCAGGGCATCCAGATTGTATTCTTTCATAGTGGCATCGATGCCTTCTTCCTTGCACAGCTTCAGGTCAGTCGCACGATGGCGTAAATATTGAGCTTCGCTTTGTGTGCCGGAGGAGGTATATTCCGCATCTATTAACGTAGCTTGACTAAATCTCAAAGTCTCCACAGGGTGTGCATGATTAAAATCAATAATATCCTTCAAGGTTCGCATAGGTGCTCCGGGGCTCAAATGAGATAAATAAGCATTCAGTGCTGTTTTGAATTCGTTTAATACCACCGAAGAGTAACTAATTTCGCGGGCGGTTTTAATATCCGCGGGATCAATGATGGTTGCTCCAAGCTCTCTCATCCTGTTGACGGAAGCGTTGAACAAGGCAAGCTGCTCATCTGTTAGCTCCTCAAAATAATAATCACGTGGTATCCCAATTCTAGCTCCCTGCAAACCATTCGGATCAAGGAATACAGTATAATCCCCGTGGACTTTACCTGTATTTGTTCCCATCGCTGCATCGTGCTGATCATTGCCCAGCATGGCGTTTAGTAGCAACACGGCATCTTGAACGGTTCTAGCCATAGGCCCTGCGGTGTCTTGTGTATTGGAGAGCGGCAGGATTCCTGAACGGCTGAGCAGCCCCACGGTTGGCTTAATGCCGATGATGGAGCCCAAATTACCGGGATTAAGAATCGATCCTGAAGTTTCTGTGCCAACAGAGACCGTACAGAAATTACAAGCGACAGCTACTGCTGAACCAGCACTAGAGCCGCCGGTTGGCGTAGAAATATTGTAGGGGTTAAGGACTTGCCCGCCGCGGGAGCTGTAGCCAGAGGGCATGCCGTTCGTCATAAAATTGGCGAATTCGGTCATATTAGCTTTACCCATAATAATGGCTCCGGCTTCACGCAGTTTGGTAACTATAAACGCATCTTCCCCGGCAAAAGAATTCGCCAAAGCCAGCGAACCCGCACTTGTATGCATTTTGTCCCCAGTATTGATGTTATCTTTCAACAACACAGGTATCCCGTGCAGCGGGCCGCGAGGGCCATTAATTGCCCGTTCCACATCCAGAGATTCTGCGATAAACAACGCATCAGGATTAATCTCCAGTACAGAGTTAATCGTCAGGCCGTTTTTGTCGTGATCAGCAATACGTTCATAATACATGAGAACTAGTTGTTTTGACGTAATTTCTCCGGCTTCTAATGCAGCTTGGATGTCCGGTATGGTGGCCTCTACGATTTCAAAACTCATATGCGTTCACGCTTCTTTCCCTCTAGGATATGGCTTCTCCTTCATCTAACCATAATTTGGGTGTTGTTGGTAGTTTTCTTTTTAGACTTACATTTTGATTGGCCATTTGATATATTCAGGTGTGCATTGTAATTTTTTTATTTTTCTAGATTAGGAGCTAAATTAAGAACATGAAAAACCACAACTTTGCTTCAAAAATTATCACTTTTTTTGTGGTGATGATAAGTTTTGCTGTTTTATTTTCAAGTCAAGCCTTTGCGGACGACAGTGATCTCAAATGTTATTTGGACGGTAAGCAATTACATTTTAATGTAAGTCCTATCCTGAAAGATGGAGTTACATATGTACCCATGCGGTCGATATTTGAAGCTTTAGGCGCAACTATAAAATGGGATAATCATGCGAAGTCGGTCTCAGCGGTTAAAGGGGATATTAACATTTTTTATCTGGTCAAAGAAGGAAGAGTAATTGTAAACGCCAAAGAGAATGAGCATGTCTTAAAGGGTATCAATTTTCAAAATAATACACTCGTCCCTCTAAGATTTATTAGCGAAGTGTTGGGTAGTAGTGTCACTTGGGATGAAGGTGCAAAATCTATTTACATAACCTCACCAGTTGCCGAGGAGAAGCTTATTGCTCCGGTTAACAGAACAATTTCAGTAGGAAGTCAAGAGCAATCAAAATCGTTATCAGATGAGAGAAACAGGTTTGTTATAAACGTAAAGCACTACGGTATTAAAAATAATCAGTTGTATAGCTTGCTCGAATTTTCTAACATGGATAATAAAGACATCTCAATAAATTTTAAGCCCGGTGATCAAAAAATCATAAAGACGTTCTCAAAGGAAAAGGATCCCATGCCGACTCTGAAAATTGAAAATTGTACGGAAGTAACCCATAAAGTAGTTATCGATAATATGGGCGGGAATATATATAAAATCCCGGAATTTTCAGTTAATCAGGCGTGTGTCAGTTCCAACCAATCCCAACAAGATGCGCTTGATGTATGGCGGAACAACAATTCCGGCCTCTCGGAATTAGGCAGTAACCTCGTGTCTGTCCGTAAATATATTCAAGATCAGACGGGTGGGCTGCAAAACTTTGTGATCCCAGCCAATAAAGCTGAACAGCTGATCTTGGTCGCCCCAGTTGGAGGGAAGGATAGGTTGGTTGTGGAGGGCAGTTATTTTGTAGGAGGTCTATCAAATAAGACTATAGAATTCCAACTAGATTATGAAGTGGTTTCCGAGCTCGATTTGGGTATTTATAGTTACATATATACGGAACCTGTATATTAAGGATCGTTTTATTAGAAAAGAGGTGTCCGAACGGCCAAAATAAATGGCTGCTCAGACACCTCTTTTATTGTTAGTGTGTAGATTAAAGTCTGACAATTACTCCTGTGCTGCTGTAAACCCCTCTTCCGCTAAATATTCTTTAGCTTCCTCAAGCGTTTCAAACGCCATCTCCAGATTGAGGTCGGCATAGACATACCATAAATCATCCTCAAGCTTTAGGGTTAGGGTATGGCCCTCATCATTAGTCCAGAGTGTATCGGCAGTTGCCGCAGCCTTTTTCTTTCTTTTGCTGGCTACAGGAGCATCAGGAATGTAAATAGACAGTGAGGTGATGGAGGCATCCAGCAAACTCCGCAGCTCGGATTCCGAGTAGTCGCGAATATTCACGAAGCCCTTATCGTCTGTCTCGTAGCCCCGCAGTAAGCCTGCGAACACATAGCCATTACCATTTGGATGCAGGTGAAAAGCAACGGTTTTCTTATCATGCTGGCTTTCCTCGTAGTGATAGTTCACGCGCCCAAGGGATACATTTTTGCGTTCCAGCTGGGGGTAAGAGTCGAGAATCGCTAATTTTTGTTCAAAAGTAAGCATATACAGCCTCCGGTTTTCGGTGTGATTGTGCACATGATTATACCATGTCGATGGATCGTAGACTATTTTTTTAGTCATCAAGCGGCAGAGACAGCACGAAGGTGCAGCCTTTGTCTGAGTGCTCCTCAAGCACGAGGCTTCCGTTCATAGATTCGGCCAACAGACGGCTGAAGGTTAGGCCGAGTCCTAAACCACGCAGTGTACTCTGCTTGTCGCTGCCCCGGAAGAAGGCTTCGAAGACATGCTCACTATGATTGGATGAGATGCCAAGCCCATTATCTTGAACACGGATTTCGGCAAAGCCATGACCTTGCTGCTCCAGCAGTTCTATCGTAAGCTGCACCCTTCGATCAGGAGCTTTGGCTTGTACGCTGTTATTAAGTAGATTGACGATAATCTGCTGGATACGAAGGGAGTCCCCACGCAAAAACAAGGGATTGATCGGCATATGGAGCACGGGTTCAGCAACTTCTTCCGCCTGTGTCAGCTTCCATTGATATACGATTTCGGATATCAGGGGTACGGCATCCAGTCGGTCGTGACGAACGGAAACCATTCCTGCAGTCAGGGCATTGTAATCCAGAAGGTCGGCTACCATTCGCTGCAACCGCCCAGCCTCCAGCAGGGCAATATCCAGAAATTCCACAGCTTCATCACCTTCAACGACCCCTTCGCGGACGGCATGCACCAGGCCTTTAATAGAAGTTACGGGTGTTTTCAACTCATGGGAGACTCCGGCCAGCATTACGGCTCGAGACTGCTCAAATTGCTGTAACTTGCCTGCCATCTCTTCAAAAGACATCATCAGCTCATGAATTTCCCGCTCTTTAGCATCCTTATCTAGAACGATATCATAACGGCCATGGCTGATTTGAGCCGCTGCCTCGACTACCTTCTGAATGGGTTTTGCCAGTTTACGAGATAAAAGGTAAATGGTTAGCCAACTTAAGATGATTAGAAACAGCAGCAGTATGGAGAAAAATATGATCTCCTCCTGTGGAATATGCCGCAGCGATTTTTTGGATTGCAGAACAATAACCTGTCCCAGTGTTTTGTCATCCGAATTTATGGAAGCCACAGCAGCTTTAAACTCCGGACTACGGGAGTCGTTCAGGCTATCATTAAGCTTATATCTCATTTCCTTGTCAGTTAGAGGTGGCAGGGAGAACAGCATTTGACCTTGTTGATCTGTAATGATCACGCACATCTCTATGGTTAACTTGAAAAACCGTTTCCGGTCTTCGATCAGCTTTTCGAGATTTTGGCTGATTTCAATGGAGCCTTCCATATTTAAGCTGCGATCTGCAATCTCCTGTGCCAAAAGCCCCGCAGTCTGCAGACGATTGCTCATAGCCTCCTGACGGATCCACCATAATGTAGCTAAAGCTGTGAGGAGCAGGCCTACACTAATAATGAGCAGATAACGTATCGTCCAGTAAGAAAGGATAGAGGTGCGTTTGGCGTTGTTTCTCTTTAAGTTGTCCATAATTGATATCCCGTCCCCCTTAGGGTACGGATTTCCCCCTCACTAGTAGGCCAGTGCGACAACGCTTGGCGTAGTCTTTTGATCGACAAATCTACCGCCCGGTCGCTTCCTTCATAATCCATTTCCCATACAAATTCTATTAATTGCTCACGCGTACAAATCTGATTAGGCCTTTCAGCGAGAAATAACAGCACTGACATATCCCGAGGACTAAGACTCAGCTCAGCCCCATTCAAAAAGACAGCACGTGCTGTGAAGTCGATAAACAAACTGCCATAATGCCGTTTACGGCTGCCATCTGACCACTGCGAGGGACGGCGTAAGACAGCGTTCACACGTGCCACCACTTCCTCGGGAATAAAAGGTTTAGACATATAATCATCCGCACCACCGTCGAGGCCGGCTAGCCGGTCATTGATCCCATCTCTTGCCGTCAGCATGATCACAGGGCAGCTGCTTTTTTCACGGATGAGCTTAAGCAGTTCAAAGCCGTCCATGTTTGGCAGCATGATGTCTAGTAATACTAATGAAGGAGGAGATATAGCAAAAGACTCCAGCGCAGCGCGTCCATCAGCTACACGGGTGACTTGAAAGCCTGCTTTTTTCAGATAAGCACTGAGGACCCTAGAGATGGCTTCTTCATCTTCTACAACAAGAATGGATTTCGTCAAATTGGAGTACCTCCAGTCCATAAAATTTACGACAAGTTTAACACATCATAGCCCGCTCTGCTCTGACTTCTTCCTGACATATTGCTTTGTTAGAATGAGGGACGAGCTTGAAAGCATACAGAAATTATGAATATTGGAGGGAACAGGATGAAGAGAAAAAGAATAGCCTTGATCGCTGCAGGAGTTATTATCGTAGGAGTAGTCACAGGTTATACATTACTGGATAAATCGCTGGGCAATAATGTAGAGATCGAGTCCGTGATTCCAAATCAAGCAACAACAGCAGGTGCTGGAGAGACAACAAATAACACTGGAGCATCAGCAGGGGTGGCGGTCACAGCCGAACAATTAAACGGGGATTGGACCCTTGCGGAGACCTCTAAAGTCTATTGGTCAGTGACGACCTCTAAAGAAACAGTAAACTTCGTAGACAACAAAGTTCAGGGCACCTGGAAGGTAAATATAGAGGATTCTACTTCGATGGCCGGGGAAGGGACAGTGGATATGAGCGCTCTGGATTCTGGCAATAGCCAACGGGACGAGCATGTAAAAGGAGAGGATTTTCTATCCGTTACGGAATTTCCACAATCCACGTTTGTAGTGAAGTCATTTTCGGAGCTGCCGGCAGAATGGACTGAAGGAGCAACTGTGCCTGTTGAAATGCAGGGGACGCTTACCGTAAAAGGAGTAGAAAAGGACGTCACCTTTCAGTCGCAAGCGGCGTATAGCGGGGGACAGTTGATGTTGTCGGGAACGACAACAGTAGCCTTTTCTGACTTTGGTCTAAGCAATCCCCACACCGTTGTGCTGGATACAGAAAATAATCTTGAGGTTCGCTTGGAGCTTGTGCTGACAAAATAGTAGCTCTTCCGTAAGGATAACGCTGCTGTGAATTTTATAGAGAGACTGTACTGAAGAGATTTTCCCAGGCCGTGTTGGCGTTTGGGAGAGTCTCTTTGGTTTGGAATGAATTGTATGTTTTAATAGTAGTATCTGTCGAATAACTAGCAATAGTGGAGGTGTTCTTTATGATCAAGGTGGCGGCAGCAATTATACATAATGTAGAAGGGCAGATTCTTATTGCCCGGCGGCGGCAAGGTAAATCGCAGGCAGGTCTGTGGGAATTTCCTGGTGGCAAAATAGAGCAGGATGAGAGCATCGCAGAGTGTCTGCAAAGAGAGCTTCAGGAAGAGATGGGCATCACAATCCTTCCCTATGAGAGCTTTGGCATAAACGAGCATAACTATGGAGAGATAAAGATCCAATTGATTGCTTGGAAAGCGCGGTATCAGGGAGGTGTAATTGATCTGGTGGATCACGACGAACATAGGTGGGTGCTTCCGGCTGAGCTGGGTCAGTTCATGTTTGCTCCGGCAGATCTTCCTTTTGTAGAACGTCTACTGATGGAATCAAAGCCGGATTGAAGGGAGATAGAATATAATATAGAAGAAAGGAAGAGCTTAAATGCCTGTATATGAAAAGCTAGTGCGTGACGGCATCCCCGATTTGATAGCTTCTCAAGGGAAAGATTTTAACACAAGGATATTAGAGTCCAAAGAATACATAACTGAACTACGTAAAAAATTGCAAGAAGAGTCGGAGGAATATTTTCAGGCAGCAAGTGATGAAGAAGCTTTGGAGGAGCTTGCCGATATGCTGGAAGTGATTCAGGCTCTGGCGGAGACACATGGGAGCAATAGCATGGAGCTGGAGAAGCAACGTGCAGAGAAAGCTAAACGTCGCGGTGGATTTAAGAAGGGGATATATCTGATTGAAGTGGAAGGAGAATAACGGGGAGATTATTTTTCCGCACAAGGAGGGTAAAACGTTGTTCAAAACCAAACTGACGATGATCTTAAGCAGTGTGGTGGCCTTGATTCCTGTAGCTATTTATTTATTCCTTTATTCCAAAATGCCGGATACCGTCCCGATTCATTATGATGGGAACATGGCTGATCGATTTGTAAGTAAAGCTAGTCTGGAGGTTATTTTGCAAAGCGGGCTGGGTTGTTTGGGATTCATAATCATGAAGCTTTTACAGTTCCTTTTGCAAAAAGCGTTTATTCAAAGCTCTAACGAGCACTCAGCGGCCTTGAGCAAGATCTGGAATATTGCTATTTTGGTGGTGACGGTGGTGTTTGCTGGCATCAGTTCCTATACATTCATTAGAATGGTCTGATAGAATTAAAGAGACTTAGCAGAAGGATTAGGAGGAACATGCAAATGAAAATGGACAACGCTTACAAGGTGAGATGGGGAATTATTAGCACAGGCTGGATTGCTCATCAATTTGTTACTGATTTGGCGCATGCCAGTAATGGTGTGGCTTATGCCGTTGGGTCAAGATCTCAGGAAAGTGCCGATGAATTTGCTAAAAATCATGGGATTCCGCATGCCTATGCAACCTATGAGGAATTGCTGAATGACCCAAATGTAGACGCGGTATATATTGGAACGCCGCATCCTTTTCACAAAGAAAATGCTTTAATGGCGCTGCGTGCAGGCAAAGCTGTCCTGTGTGAGAAACCTTTTACCGTAAACAGCGGTGAATTGGAAGAAGTTGTGGCCTATGCTAGAGCGCATAAGTTATTCCTGATGGAGGCGATGTGGAGTCGCTACATCCCGGCGATTGTAAAGGTTAGAGAATGGATTGCTGAGGGCAAGATCGGTGATGTTCGTTTGGTGAAGGCAGACCTAGGGTTTCGTACCGACTGGAACCCGGAAGGCAGATTGCTGAATCCGAAGCTGGGCGGGGGTGCGCTGCTGGATGTGGGGATTTATCCGGTTTCTTTTGCCTCCATGGTGTTTGGACCTCATCCTGAGTCTATTTCCAGCACAGTGCACATAGGTGAGACTGGAGTGGACGAGCATTTCTCGATGCTGCTGTCATATGGTAACGGGAAAACCGCTTCGTTGAACGGTGGTATTCGTCTTAACATGTTGGAGGAAGCGCATGTGTTTGGCACAGAAGGCCGTATTATTGTAGAGGGTACATTAGTGAACCCGAAATCGGCTGCGCTTTATATAGGAGATGAGAAGGTAGAGAGCTTTGTGGATGACCGTGCTTCTATTGGATATTGTTTTGAAGCGGAGGAAGTAGGACGGTGTCTTCAGGCAGGGCTTACAGAGAGTCCGGTGATGACATTGGATGAATCGTTAGCGATTCTGAAACTGCTGGATCAAGTGCGTGCACAGTGGGGGCTTAAATACCCTGGAGAGTAATTAAAATATAAATTAAACACCCCTCGGTGTAGTGCTGCACAAGTAGCTCCGAGGGGTGTTGTTATATTAACTAAGCTGCGCTAGTTCTGATTATTGGCGTTTTTGCCTGCCTGAACCCAGCCGGCCACTTCAACGGTACGCTTCGCTTGATGAAAAACAGCGTCACGGATCCGATCCTGATCTTCGATCATTTTACCGTCTCCATCTACGCTGACACTTGTTCCGTAAGGGTTGCCTCCCGCACCGAATGTGACTGGATCAGTATAACCGGGTGCTGCAACAATTGCTCCCCAGTGATACATCGACGTGTAGAGTGCCAAAATCGTAGCTTCTTGTCCACCATGCGGGTTCTGTGCTGAGCTCATGGCGCTGACGACTTTGTTTACTGTTAGTCCTTTGCCCCAAATGCCACCGGTTGTATCAATGAACTGCTTCATCTGGGAAGCAATGTTACCGTAACGGGTTGGGGAACTGAAAATAATCGCATCTGCTTCGACTATATCGTCGGGTGTGGCGACTGGGATATCTTTTGTTTCTTCAGCTAGGGCCTTCATGGCTGGATTTGCGGCGATTTTATCCTCGGGGACCAGTTCCTGCACCTTCAGCAGTTTTACCTCAGCTCCTGCTTTTTCTGCGCTTTCCGCGGCCCATTGTGCTAGCTGGTAGTTAGTTCCTGTGGCACTGTAGTAGATGACAGCTAATTTGATTTTTGACATGCTGTAGTCATTCCCTTCGAGTGTAGTTCCATACTATTAATTACCCTAATGGTGTCTTTATAACCCAGACTGAAATCAATCTATTCGAACTGGACAGACAGATGTCCACTTTGCCTGTGTATACTAAGTTCAATCACAGGAAATGAGGGAGAATGATGAATACTTATTTTGTAGAGAAAGCGAAAATGACCTTGGCTGGGGTTAGCATACGCACAACTAATGAAGTGGAAATGGGACCTGATGGAGGTTTGCCGCAGCTGTGGGAAACTTATTTTCAGAGTAATATTGCGGGGCAGGTAGCTACGGTAAATCCTGAGTATATCTATGCGTTGTATACGGATTATGAGAGTGATGCGAGCGGAGCATATACCGTTGTGATCGGGCATGAAGTAGCTGAGGAGAGACATTTAGAGGGAAACCAGCTAGAGGAAAACGGGCTAGAGGAAAGCGAGCTAGAGGAAAGCGAACTAGAGGAAAACGAGCTAGAGAAAAGCGAGCTAGAGGAAAGCGAGCTAGAGGAAAGCGAACTAGAGGAAAACGAGCTAGAGAAAAACGAGCTAGAGAAAAACCAACTAGAGGAAACCCAGTTCACCTATGCGGCTGTACCGGAGAGCAAATACATGGTTTTTACGACGAAAAAAGGTCCGGTATTTGAAGTGGTCGCGCAAGCGTGGGGGGAGATTTGGGCGTACTTTAAGGAGTCTAGGGAGGCAAGAACTTACACGGGGGATTTTGAGATTTATGATTCGCGAAATTTTGATCCTGCTGACACGCAGGTTGAGATTTATATTGCGATTGAATAGATTAGGGGAAAGATGGTTTTTATGTGCTTAGTGGGTTAAGTGCTTAAGCGGGAGGTTTTATAGGGAAAAGTTTTATTTTATAGGAAATTGTTTAAAGGGAAGTATTTTAGAGGGAAAAAGGGGTTTAAGGGAGTTGCTTCTGATAGTAGTACCAAGCAACTTGCGAGAGAAAGGGGGCTGCCGAGAGGTAGTCCCTATTTTTGCTGACGTGCCGGGTACCGAGGTGAAGGGTTACTTGACGGTGGAAGAGAATATGACAACTTAAAAGAATATATACATTTGAAAAGAATATATACATCTAAAAAATATGTACATCTAAAAAAATATGTACATCAGTAAAAAATAATGCACAACGACTCTTATCTCATATGGGGATGTGTTGTTAATCCTTGCTGAGGCTTGCATTTAGGCAGACGGGGGGAGACATAAGAGAAGCCCTAGAGTATATATACTTAACTAATGTGTCTGCGGAAAATTGTACGGTAAAAATCCCGTAGATTTGCTGGATTGAGACAAAGTGGCAGGAATGAACGGTATAAATCCCGTAGATTTTCTGGATTGGGCAGAATTGGAGGGATGAACGGGAAATATCCCGTAGATTTGCTGGGTTGAGCCAAAGTGGCGGAAATGTACGGTATAAATCCCGTAGATTTGCTGGATTGGGCAGAAGTAGAGGGAATGAACGGGAAATATCCCGTAGATTTGCTGGATTGGGCAGAAGTGGCGGGGATGTACGGTAGAAATCCCGCAGAATAGCTGGATTGAGACAAAGTGGCAGGAATGAACGGTATAAATCCCGTAGATTTTTTGGATTGGGCAGAAGTGGAGGGAATGAACGGGAAATATCCCGTAGATTTGCTGGGTTGAGCCAAAGTGGCGGAAATGTACGGTAGAAATCCCGTAGATTTGCTGGATTGGGCAGAAGTGGAGGGAATGAACGGGAAATATCCCGTAGATTTGCTGGGTTGAGCCAAAGTGGCGGAAATGTACGGTATAAATCCCGTAGATTTGCTGGATTG
It contains:
- a CDS encoding DUF1273 domain-containing protein, whose amino-acid sequence is MKNLLVTGYRAHELGIFDNKHPGIPYIKKALSNRLKPLIEEGVEWIITPGQYGVDLWACEVVSELKTQYPELKLGIITAHTGQEEKWKEEKQEEYRRIIAGADFCRAVSNAPYDGSWQFRARDDLLFRKSDGILLFYDEDAAEGSPKFFKERALKLHAEGDYELFLIHSDEIQNIADEENQRDYE
- a CDS encoding YciI family protein, whose product is MSEVNQADICYVILLSPTNQDRRDMEIIRGHVKHLQELDRKGQLVLCGPFSDCPGGMVIVKANSREEAVLLAEKDPYVLSGIRSYEVRTWSLSHEGNRHLGIVPLQE
- a CDS encoding amidase family protein yields the protein MSFEIVEATIPDIQAALEAGEITSKQLVLMYYERIADHDKNGLTINSVLEINPDALFIAESLDVERAINGPRGPLHGIPVLLKDNINTGDKMHTSAGSLALANSFAGEDAFIVTKLREAGAIIMGKANMTEFANFMTNGMPSGYSSRGGQVLNPYNISTPTGGSSAGSAVAVACNFCTVSVGTETSGSILNPGNLGSIIGIKPTVGLLSRSGILPLSNTQDTAGPMARTVQDAVLLLNAMLGNDQHDAAMGTNTGKVHGDYTVFLDPNGLQGARIGIPRDYYFEELTDEQLALFNASVNRMRELGATIIDPADIKTAREISYSSVVLNEFKTALNAYLSHLSPGAPMRTLKDIIDFNHAHPVETLRFSQATLIDAEYTSSGTQSEAQYLRHRATDLKLCKEEGIDATMKEYNLDALLFPADFGARITSRAGYPSLVVPSGYTSAGAPFGVTFSAKAYQEPTLIKLAYAYEQHYKVRKAPSLKSFI
- a CDS encoding copper amine oxidase N-terminal domain-containing protein; amino-acid sequence: MKNHNFASKIITFFVVMISFAVLFSSQAFADDSDLKCYLDGKQLHFNVSPILKDGVTYVPMRSIFEALGATIKWDNHAKSVSAVKGDINIFYLVKEGRVIVNAKENEHVLKGINFQNNTLVPLRFISEVLGSSVTWDEGAKSIYITSPVAEEKLIAPVNRTISVGSQEQSKSLSDERNRFVINVKHYGIKNNQLYSLLEFSNMDNKDISINFKPGDQKIIKTFSKEKDPMPTLKIENCTEVTHKVVIDNMGGNIYKIPEFSVNQACVSSNQSQQDALDVWRNNNSGLSELGSNLVSVRKYIQDQTGGLQNFVIPANKAEQLILVAPVGGKDRLVVEGSYFVGGLSNKTIEFQLDYEVVSELDLGIYSYIYTEPVY
- a CDS encoding HAMP domain-containing sensor histidine kinase; this encodes MDNLKRNNAKRTSILSYWTIRYLLIISVGLLLTALATLWWIRQEAMSNRLQTAGLLAQEIADRSLNMEGSIEISQNLEKLIEDRKRFFKLTIEMCVIITDQQGQMLFSLPPLTDKEMRYKLNDSLNDSRSPEFKAAVASINSDDKTLGQVIVLQSKKSLRHIPQEEIIFFSILLLFLIILSWLTIYLLSRKLAKPIQKVVEAAAQISHGRYDIVLDKDAKEREIHELMMSFEEMAGKLQQFEQSRAVMLAGVSHELKTPVTSIKGLVHAVREGVVEGDEAVEFLDIALLEAGRLQRMVADLLDYNALTAGMVSVRHDRLDAVPLISEIVYQWKLTQAEEVAEPVLHMPINPLFLRGDSLRIQQIIVNLLNNSVQAKAPDRRVQLTIELLEQQGHGFAEIRVQDNGLGISSNHSEHVFEAFFRGSDKQSTLRGLGLGLTFSRLLAESMNGSLVLEEHSDKGCTFVLSLPLDD
- a CDS encoding response regulator transcription factor, giving the protein MTKSILVVEDEEAISRVLSAYLKKAGFQVTRVADGRAALESFAISPPSLVLLDIMLPNMDGFELLKLIREKSSCPVIMLTARDGINDRLAGLDGGADDYMSKPFIPEEVVARVNAVLRRPSQWSDGSRKRHYGSLFIDFTARAVFLNGAELSLSPRDMSVLLFLAERPNQICTREQLIEFVWEMDYEGSDRAVDLSIKRLRQALSHWPTSEGEIRTLRGTGYQLWTT
- a CDS encoding YceI family protein, with product MKRKRIALIAAGVIIVGVVTGYTLLDKSLGNNVEIESVIPNQATTAGAGETTNNTGASAGVAVTAEQLNGDWTLAETSKVYWSVTTSKETVNFVDNKVQGTWKVNIEDSTSMAGEGTVDMSALDSGNSQRDEHVKGEDFLSVTEFPQSTFVVKSFSELPAEWTEGATVPVEMQGTLTVKGVEKDVTFQSQAAYSGGQLMLSGTTTVAFSDFGLSNPHTVVLDTENNLEVRLELVLTK
- a CDS encoding (deoxy)nucleoside triphosphate pyrophosphohydrolase, with the translated sequence MIKVAAAIIHNVEGQILIARRRQGKSQAGLWEFPGGKIEQDESIAECLQRELQEEMGITILPYESFGINEHNYGEIKIQLIAWKARYQGGVIDLVDHDEHRWVLPAELGQFMFAPADLPFVERLLMESKPD
- a CDS encoding nucleoside triphosphate pyrophosphohydrolase gives rise to the protein MPVYEKLVRDGIPDLIASQGKDFNTRILESKEYITELRKKLQEESEEYFQAASDEEALEELADMLEVIQALAETHGSNSMELEKQRAEKAKRRGGFKKGIYLIEVEGE